One Cellulomonas taurus genomic region harbors:
- the bet gene encoding phage recombination protein Bet gives MTTDVATSERPTTALTIGDDQARFTSQQVAVLNHLGVQGADDDDLDVFFHVAKRTKLDPFARQIYMIGRNTYDQRQDRWVTKQTIQTGIDGYRLIGRRAADAAKVRISVNAPEWAHEDGSWRPVWMKAWGSPVAARITITRDGEPFVGVALFEEYKQVKRNGDLTSMWAQRPAGQIAKCAEALAWRLAFPQDLAGVYVEEELQHADRQEPEQPTTGAGVAGLRDIVQPAAGAPAEDEPVDAEIVPDSAAGRDWVAEAAALGDIDDLKNLYAEAGLAGASRDDLGFIARRGVAVEKAAGEHS, from the coding sequence ATGACCACCGACGTCGCCACCAGCGAGCGCCCGACGACCGCCCTGACCATCGGGGACGACCAGGCCCGGTTCACCTCGCAGCAGGTCGCCGTCCTCAACCACCTTGGTGTGCAGGGCGCGGACGACGACGACCTCGACGTGTTCTTCCACGTCGCCAAGCGCACCAAGCTCGACCCGTTCGCCCGGCAGATCTACATGATCGGGCGCAACACCTACGACCAGCGGCAGGACCGGTGGGTCACGAAGCAGACCATCCAGACCGGTATCGACGGCTACCGCCTGATCGGCCGTCGAGCCGCCGACGCTGCCAAGGTCCGGATCTCGGTCAACGCCCCGGAATGGGCACACGAGGACGGCAGCTGGCGACCGGTCTGGATGAAGGCATGGGGCTCTCCGGTCGCCGCCCGGATCACGATCACTCGCGACGGTGAGCCGTTCGTCGGGGTCGCCCTGTTCGAGGAGTACAAGCAGGTCAAGCGCAACGGCGATCTGACCTCGATGTGGGCTCAGCGCCCCGCCGGGCAGATCGCGAAGTGCGCCGAGGCTCTCGCCTGGCGGCTCGCGTTCCCCCAGGACCTCGCCGGGGTGTACGTCGAGGAGGAACTGCAGCACGCGGATCGTCAGGAGCCGGAGCAGCCGACCACGGGTGCAGGTGTTGCCGGTCTGCGTGACATCGTGCAGCCCGCCGCGGGGGCTCCGGCTGAGGACGAGCCGGTGGACGCCGAGATCGTTCCGGACTCGGCCGCCGGCCGCGACTGGGTCGCTGAGGCTGCGGCACTGGGCGACATCGACGACCTCAAGAATCTGTACGCCGAGGCCGGGCTCGCGGGTGCATCGCGTGATGACCTCGGGTTCATCGCACGTCGGGGCGTCGCAGTCGAGAAGGCCGCGGGTGAGCACTCGTGA
- a CDS encoding phage minor capsid protein has translation MTQPDEIEALTVALRADMDAVWQQILTEQQELQRLWPGLTRPMRVHRLALLQAKIRELADAADEIAARHVTGMLREAYEAGAWGAATVASTTAVFSDIDLDAITHLATETMDDLLRATTGIRDSTRQLVQRLTRDHLRAQLYTGLTAEQAGVRLAADLADHGVTAITYTDGRRVGLSTYTDMVARTKSAEAYQNGGFNQGEELGIGWWEVMDGSACGWTSHDDPRKADGLIVRLDEARQHPISHPNCRRATTPRPDISSARDAEVADRTPTEQQRADQRAAEEARAAAIARVPRRRSLDRQVARRRAVTQNLADGTAASVAQQRHQRLAPPA, from the coding sequence GTGACCCAGCCCGACGAGATCGAAGCCCTCACCGTCGCGCTACGCGCGGACATGGACGCGGTGTGGCAGCAGATCCTCACCGAGCAGCAGGAACTGCAGCGCCTCTGGCCGGGCTTAACCCGGCCGATGCGGGTGCACCGGCTTGCCCTGCTGCAGGCGAAGATCCGGGAGCTCGCGGACGCCGCCGACGAGATCGCCGCCCGGCATGTGACCGGGATGCTCCGGGAGGCTTACGAGGCGGGGGCGTGGGGCGCCGCGACCGTCGCATCCACGACCGCGGTGTTCTCCGACATCGACCTCGACGCCATCACGCACCTGGCGACCGAGACGATGGACGACCTGCTGCGCGCCACCACCGGGATCCGCGACTCGACTCGCCAGTTGGTCCAGCGCCTGACACGCGATCACCTGCGCGCACAGCTCTACACCGGGCTCACCGCCGAGCAGGCCGGCGTCCGGTTGGCCGCCGACCTCGCCGACCACGGCGTCACCGCGATCACCTACACCGACGGCCGCCGGGTCGGACTGTCGACCTACACCGACATGGTGGCCCGAACGAAGTCCGCCGAGGCGTACCAGAACGGTGGGTTCAACCAGGGCGAGGAACTCGGGATCGGGTGGTGGGAGGTCATGGACGGCTCCGCGTGCGGCTGGACGTCCCACGACGACCCGCGCAAGGCCGACGGCTTGATCGTGCGCCTCGACGAGGCCCGGCAGCACCCGATTTCGCACCCGAACTGCCGGCGCGCGACGACGCCCCGCCCGGACATCTCCTCCGCCCGCGATGCGGAGGTAGCCGACCGGACCCCGACCGAGCAGCAGCGCGCAGACCAGCGGGCCGCTGAGGAAGCCCGGGCAGCTGCGATCGCCCGCGTGCCACGGCGCAGGTCGCTGGACCGGCAGGTCGCCCGACGTAGGGCCGTCACCCAGAACCTCGCGGATGGCACCGCAGCCTCTGTCGCGCAGCAGCGGCACCAGCGGTTGGCACCCCCGGCCTGA
- a CDS encoding terminase large subunit domain-containing protein has product MFEPAPPPRWATPGQLAQHIDLTVKQTPALDLIDEALVEAFTTPDSRVIIAMPPQEGKSQRASRWFPLWALLQNPELRIAVASYEHGVARRWGRTIRDDITSNAADLGLTIRPDLSAQAEWQLDRHQGGVYSVGVGGALTGRPVDLMIIDDPFKGHETADSLTIREAVWEWWTGTVATRFSPGAPVVLIQTRWHEDDLAGRLLKGETAGRWKEISIPAQCEDPTTDPLSRTTVGEFMVSAQGRTQEQWEIRKSEQTARSWAALYQQHPTPVEGAVWKSPWIETNRGKTGDFHHRAAKIIVGVDPAATSKTTSDETGIVVVGMDRDGVGWVLDDRSGRGTPIEWASRVWNAVLDWGATEVVVEDNQGGEMVLEVMRTAWRSVARNAGRLPPPVRRVHATQSKRTRAESVAAFYEIGRVRHAADGTDRLATLEAQMISWTGTGDSPDRIDAMVHALTALFLPQHSDGSIGTAPTGRTRWAGMRGR; this is encoded by the coding sequence ATGTTCGAGCCCGCGCCCCCGCCCCGCTGGGCCACGCCCGGGCAGCTCGCCCAGCACATCGACCTCACCGTGAAGCAGACCCCTGCACTCGACCTGATCGACGAGGCGCTGGTCGAGGCATTCACCACCCCTGACTCACGGGTGATCATCGCGATGCCCCCGCAGGAGGGGAAGTCGCAGCGCGCGTCCCGGTGGTTCCCGCTGTGGGCGCTCCTGCAGAACCCGGAGCTGCGGATCGCCGTCGCGTCGTACGAGCACGGGGTTGCCCGCCGGTGGGGCCGCACCATCCGTGACGACATCACCTCGAACGCCGCCGACCTCGGCCTGACCATCCGACCGGATCTTTCCGCGCAAGCCGAATGGCAGCTCGACCGTCACCAGGGCGGCGTGTACTCCGTCGGCGTCGGCGGGGCGCTCACCGGGCGCCCCGTGGACTTGATGATCATCGACGATCCGTTCAAGGGCCACGAGACCGCGGACTCCCTGACCATCCGAGAGGCAGTGTGGGAGTGGTGGACCGGCACGGTCGCGACCCGGTTCTCCCCCGGCGCCCCCGTGGTCCTGATCCAGACCCGGTGGCACGAGGACGACCTCGCCGGCCGCCTCCTCAAGGGCGAGACCGCCGGACGGTGGAAGGAGATCAGCATCCCCGCTCAGTGCGAGGACCCCACCACCGACCCCCTCAGCCGCACCACGGTCGGGGAGTTCATGGTGTCCGCGCAGGGCCGCACCCAGGAGCAGTGGGAGATCCGCAAGTCCGAGCAGACCGCACGGTCCTGGGCGGCCCTGTACCAGCAGCACCCCACCCCGGTGGAGGGCGCGGTCTGGAAGTCCCCGTGGATCGAGACGAACCGAGGGAAGACCGGCGACTTCCACCACCGCGCCGCGAAGATCATCGTCGGCGTCGACCCAGCAGCCACCTCGAAGACCACATCCGACGAGACCGGGATCGTCGTCGTCGGGATGGACCGCGACGGCGTCGGGTGGGTCCTCGACGACCGGTCAGGTCGCGGCACCCCGATCGAGTGGGCGTCGCGGGTGTGGAACGCCGTCCTCGACTGGGGCGCGACCGAAGTCGTCGTGGAGGACAACCAGGGCGGGGAGATGGTGCTGGAGGTGATGCGGACGGCGTGGCGTTCCGTCGCACGCAACGCCGGGCGTCTCCCCCCACCCGTCCGCCGGGTGCACGCCACCCAGTCCAAGCGCACCCGCGCGGAGTCCGTGGCCGCGTTCTACGAGATCGGACGGGTCCGGCACGCCGCCGACGGCACCGACCGCCTCGCGACCCTCGAAGCGCAGATGATCAGCTGGACCGGGACCGGGGACTCTCCCGACCGGATCGACGCGATGGTCCACGCCCTCACCGCGCTGTTCCTCCCGCAGCACTCCGACGGGTCGATCGGGACCGCACCGACCGGGCGAACACGGTGGGCAGGGATGCGCGGTCGCTGA
- a CDS encoding WhiB family transcriptional regulator: protein MTRALCYPKNDPPVDLVEIDEHSPAEDIAAARALCGRCPLLERCSPTVKRMNVAGVAGGLTRAERVVWQDRHQVTVVDVDVIDATPARQLTAAMLDGLPDPAPGDLHPRVRDLVLRMTEAGMTADEIVTLLNREDVTDRTVKYLRRTYMKGWARVAS from the coding sequence GTGACCAGGGCCCTGTGCTACCCCAAGAACGACCCACCAGTGGACCTGGTGGAGATCGACGAGCACTCCCCCGCAGAGGACATCGCCGCGGCGCGTGCCCTGTGCGGTCGGTGCCCACTCCTCGAACGGTGCTCCCCGACGGTGAAGCGCATGAATGTCGCCGGGGTGGCCGGCGGGCTGACCCGCGCCGAGCGTGTCGTCTGGCAGGACCGACACCAGGTCACCGTGGTGGACGTCGACGTGATCGACGCGACGCCGGCACGGCAACTCACGGCCGCGATGCTCGACGGCCTGCCTGACCCCGCACCCGGGGACCTGCACCCCCGGGTACGCGATCTCGTCCTGCGGATGACCGAGGCCGGGATGACCGCCGACGAGATCGTCACCCTCCTGAACCGGGAGGACGTGACAGACCGCACCGTCAAATACCTCCGCCGCACCTACATGAAGGGCTGGGCTCGTGTCGCCTCGTGA
- a CDS encoding major capsid protein, whose protein sequence is MPNILELVDPVVATLTARQVPEPIENPLTSVLPNVRVQGRKSKTVRRTHRTTTAKFRSYDAEAPIGKRPDSIVLQELALPALSEKLPISEDLLLQLAESGGATPVIDRIVESIYDDVERLTTSVLNRAELARGQFLSTGKVTINENGFVDEADFGLAATHKVTPAVLWSNPAATAIDDELVWQRQVRRDAGRPVQRAVTSERVRNFLLRNEQYRTAFWQGVANPPTLNPEQLNQVRATYGLPPIEVYEGEVNVDDVITRVIDDHLFVYVTDNVGESQWGITAEARQLVASNAVDFAQEQAPGLMVVQWSDPDPVVTWTKVASIFLPVAGDINGLLVASVVAPS, encoded by the coding sequence ATGCCGAACATCCTCGAGCTGGTCGACCCCGTCGTGGCGACCCTCACCGCACGCCAGGTGCCGGAGCCGATCGAGAACCCGCTGACCTCGGTCCTGCCGAACGTCCGGGTCCAGGGCCGCAAGTCCAAGACCGTGCGCCGCACCCACCGCACCACGACCGCGAAGTTCCGGTCGTACGACGCGGAGGCGCCGATCGGGAAGCGCCCCGACTCGATCGTGCTGCAGGAGCTGGCTCTCCCGGCCCTGTCGGAGAAGCTGCCGATCAGCGAGGACCTCCTGCTGCAGCTCGCCGAGTCCGGTGGCGCGACCCCGGTGATCGACCGGATCGTCGAGTCGATCTACGACGACGTCGAGCGGCTGACCACCTCGGTCCTGAACCGTGCCGAGCTGGCACGCGGTCAGTTCCTGTCCACCGGCAAGGTCACGATCAACGAGAACGGGTTCGTCGACGAGGCGGACTTCGGGCTGGCCGCCACCCACAAGGTCACCCCGGCGGTCCTGTGGTCCAACCCGGCCGCGACCGCGATCGACGACGAGCTGGTCTGGCAGCGGCAGGTCCGCCGCGACGCTGGCCGCCCGGTGCAGCGCGCGGTGACCTCCGAGCGTGTCCGGAACTTCCTGCTCCGCAACGAGCAGTACCGGACCGCGTTCTGGCAGGGCGTCGCCAACCCCCCGACCCTGAACCCGGAGCAGCTCAACCAGGTGCGCGCCACCTACGGCCTGCCCCCGATCGAGGTGTACGAGGGCGAGGTCAACGTCGACGACGTGATCACCCGCGTCATCGACGACCACCTGTTCGTCTACGTGACGGACAACGTCGGCGAGTCCCAGTGGGGCATCACCGCTGAGGCCCGCCAGCTCGTCGCGTCGAACGCGGTGGACTTCGCGCAGGAGCAGGCCCCGGGCCTGATGGTCGTCCAGTGGTCCGACCCCGACCCGGTCGTGACCTGGACGAAGGTCGCCTCGATCTTCCTGCCGGTCGCCGGTGACATCAACGGCCTGCTGGTCGCGTCGGTCGTCGCCCCGAGCTGA
- a CDS encoding head decoration protein, translating into MSISPKTTEITGVDDPSWLGSAHGLDSTETITLDPALFDAETHYPDGYLPSGLNLAKVTATSLYGPYDNAATDGREVFAGHLVAPRPVDGQPRIVAAALTHGKVRAANLPISLDAAGKADAAGRIRYI; encoded by the coding sequence ATGTCCATCAGCCCGAAGACCACCGAGATCACGGGCGTCGACGACCCGTCGTGGCTCGGTTCCGCCCACGGCCTCGACTCGACCGAGACCATCACCCTCGACCCGGCGCTGTTCGACGCGGAGACGCACTACCCCGACGGCTACCTGCCGTCCGGCCTGAACCTCGCGAAGGTCACCGCGACCAGCCTGTACGGCCCCTACGACAACGCCGCGACCGACGGCCGGGAGGTCTTCGCGGGCCACCTCGTCGCCCCGCGGCCCGTCGATGGGCAGCCCCGCATCGTCGCGGCCGCGCTCACCCACGGCAAGGTCCGTGCCGCCAACCTGCCCATCTCGCTCGACGCCGCCGGCAAGGCCGACGCCGCGGGCCGCATCCGGTACATCTGA
- a CDS encoding RusA family crossover junction endodeoxyribonuclease, whose amino-acid sequence MGSVEVFVPGTPAPQGSKRYLGNRGGRGILVESASTKVKSWRADVREAAQGLVPAPVEGAVSVEILFLLARPRSVPVARRPLPVVKPDIDKLLRSTLDALKSAGVYVDDAQVVHTDVTKAYADGPHAVPGALIRVHAEALP is encoded by the coding sequence ATGGGCAGCGTCGAGGTGTTCGTGCCGGGGACCCCGGCACCGCAGGGTTCGAAGCGGTACCTCGGGAACCGGGGTGGTCGCGGGATCCTCGTGGAGTCGGCCAGCACGAAGGTGAAGTCCTGGCGTGCCGACGTCCGGGAAGCTGCGCAGGGCCTCGTTCCCGCCCCGGTCGAGGGCGCGGTGAGCGTGGAAATCTTGTTCCTCCTCGCTCGGCCTCGGTCGGTGCCCGTGGCGCGACGGCCGCTGCCGGTCGTGAAGCCGGACATCGACAAGCTCCTGCGTTCGACTCTCGACGCGCTCAAGTCCGCGGGGGTCTACGTGGACGACGCGCAGGTCGTGCACACCGACGTGACGAAGGCCTACGCCGATGGGCCGCACGCGGTCCCCGGCGCGCTGATCCGAGTCCACGCGGAGGCACTGCCGTGA
- a CDS encoding YDG/SRA domain-containing protein codes for MAQPSVFGEIPGYPVASSFGSRAEVRLAGLHRHEMNGISGNAAQGADAVVVSGGYVDDRDYGDRIVYTGQGGQEKGVQVKDQELVKGNLALARSEEAGYPVRVIRGEGGDEKHSPETGYRYDGLYVVTEHWQEPSRHGPLIWRYVLERADGGAAWDKPAPPAGTEVPDRVRSVIQRVVRNSKVTQWVKDKHDGVCQFCGIRLETAAGFYAEGAHIRALGAPHQGPDVTSNVLCLCPNDHVLFDKGALYLADGKVHRLSDGVVLYDLRTVAGHDIDWAHADYHREHFSTGA; via the coding sequence ATGGCACAACCGAGCGTGTTCGGAGAGATCCCCGGCTACCCCGTCGCTTCCTCGTTCGGGAGCAGGGCGGAGGTTCGACTCGCTGGCCTTCACCGGCATGAGATGAATGGGATCTCTGGGAACGCCGCCCAGGGTGCGGACGCGGTCGTGGTCTCGGGCGGATACGTCGACGACCGCGACTACGGCGACCGGATCGTCTACACCGGACAGGGCGGGCAGGAGAAGGGCGTACAGGTCAAGGACCAAGAGCTCGTGAAGGGGAACCTCGCGCTCGCACGGTCGGAAGAAGCCGGGTACCCCGTCCGCGTGATCCGCGGTGAGGGCGGAGACGAAAAGCACTCGCCGGAGACCGGGTACCGGTACGACGGCCTGTACGTCGTCACCGAGCACTGGCAGGAGCCGTCCCGGCACGGTCCGCTGATCTGGCGCTACGTTCTCGAACGTGCCGATGGCGGCGCCGCATGGGATAAGCCCGCACCGCCGGCTGGCACCGAAGTCCCCGACCGCGTGCGCAGCGTGATCCAGCGTGTGGTGCGGAACAGCAAGGTCACGCAGTGGGTCAAGGACAAGCACGACGGCGTCTGCCAGTTCTGCGGGATCCGCCTCGAGACCGCGGCCGGCTTCTACGCGGAGGGCGCCCACATCCGCGCTCTCGGCGCACCGCACCAGGGCCCCGACGTCACGTCGAACGTGCTGTGTCTTTGCCCGAACGACCACGTGCTGTTCGACAAGGGCGCCCTGTACCTCGCAGACGGGAAGGTCCACCGCCTCAGCGACGGGGTGGTGCTCTACGACCTGCGCACGGTGGCCGGGCACGACATCGACTGGGCGCACGCCGACTACCACCGAGAACACTTCTCCACGGGAGCGTGA
- a CDS encoding WhiB family transcriptional regulator, whose amino-acid sequence MMRVSAFTVVRSGTVTPDYEKDEHWLYRAACVDEHPEVFEPDDDHTPTEAEWAVPRAICSACPVIEECLADAMKTEAQGARYGMRGGTSPDERRTLHRRRLARAQVGAA is encoded by the coding sequence ATGATGCGGGTCAGCGCGTTCACCGTCGTCCGGTCCGGGACGGTCACTCCCGACTACGAGAAAGACGAGCACTGGTTGTACCGCGCGGCCTGCGTGGACGAGCACCCCGAAGTCTTCGAACCGGACGACGACCACACCCCGACGGAAGCGGAGTGGGCGGTCCCGCGTGCGATCTGTTCCGCGTGCCCGGTGATCGAGGAGTGTCTCGCTGACGCGATGAAGACCGAGGCACAGGGTGCCCGGTACGGGATGCGTGGCGGGACGTCTCCGGACGAGCGCCGCACCCTGCACCGCCGCCGGTTGGCGCGAGCCCAGGTCGGTGCGGCATGA
- a CDS encoding ParB/RepB/Spo0J family partition protein produces MSPRDLRMLPLRSIRPHPRNPRVDLGDLTELAADIRDNGIIEPLVVVPGSWGKPAGVCADCDEQVRRNPTGVLQEHTHDGIPCPGGSEPAGDDWTVLAGHRRRQASIAVGQWDAPCVVRTDLRSVADQVGVMLRENGHRQNLTPIEEARGFEQLTLEGLTATRIAQQVKVSKKTVDRRLALLALSEDAKKQLHTGVMTLDDAEAMVNLPPAAAKKVLRVVGTKEFRQEVASQRIGTDVPTAVAAELRSEFAHPYLTGTRRPPRDALPRLRKGVVATLASRLPRTVTRTWLGSLGVSDAADVARVDPDRALLALALAIQSDPAGQYELLKVLGYELSPVEIDLIESNR; encoded by the coding sequence GTGTCGCCTCGTGACCTGCGGATGCTCCCGCTGCGGTCCATCCGTCCCCATCCGCGTAACCCGAGAGTTGATCTCGGTGACCTGACCGAGCTGGCCGCGGACATCCGCGACAACGGCATCATCGAACCGTTGGTCGTCGTGCCCGGGTCCTGGGGCAAACCGGCCGGGGTGTGCGCCGACTGCGACGAGCAGGTGCGGCGCAACCCGACCGGGGTGCTGCAGGAGCACACCCACGACGGAATCCCCTGCCCTGGTGGGTCCGAGCCCGCCGGAGACGACTGGACGGTCCTGGCGGGGCACCGGCGCCGCCAGGCGTCGATCGCGGTGGGCCAGTGGGACGCGCCGTGCGTGGTCCGCACCGACCTGCGGTCCGTCGCCGACCAGGTCGGGGTGATGCTCCGCGAGAACGGGCACCGGCAGAACCTGACTCCGATCGAGGAGGCGCGCGGGTTCGAGCAGCTGACCCTCGAGGGCCTGACCGCGACCCGGATCGCGCAGCAGGTGAAGGTCTCGAAGAAGACCGTCGACCGGCGGCTCGCGCTCCTCGCCCTGTCTGAGGACGCGAAGAAGCAGCTGCACACCGGGGTGATGACCCTGGACGACGCCGAGGCGATGGTGAACCTGCCGCCGGCCGCCGCGAAGAAGGTCCTGCGGGTCGTGGGCACGAAGGAGTTCCGGCAGGAAGTCGCGTCGCAGCGGATCGGGACGGACGTGCCCACCGCGGTGGCCGCGGAGCTGCGCTCGGAGTTCGCTCACCCGTACCTCACCGGGACACGCCGACCACCACGCGACGCGCTCCCACGGCTGCGCAAGGGCGTGGTGGCCACGCTCGCCAGTCGGCTCCCCCGCACGGTGACCCGGACGTGGCTCGGCTCACTCGGGGTGTCCGACGCCGCCGACGTCGCGCGCGTTGACCCCGATCGCGCGCTCCTCGCCCTGGCCCTGGCGATCCAGTCCGACCCGGCTGGGCAGTACGAGCTGCTCAAGGTCCTCGGGTACGAGCTCTCCCCGGTCGAGATCGACCTCATCGAGAGCAACCGATGA
- a CDS encoding replicative DNA helicase: MTEPPHDPSAEAAVLGAVLRSPAALTEVAPLLAGDDFYRPAHEQIWEAITSLADAGTGVDPITVADFMARAGTLENAGGIVRLHDLIAGVPTTSNAGFYAHIVRDMAARRRLVAASTRIAQVASGMEGTPEDVASAAMAELAAAARPDPSAERTSIGDVIDAVLEDLEIPPDETDAIQWPWRDLGLSMRPMSCGQLILFAGRPGSGKSVALVDVARDAALRQGKTVLLHTLEMSRDEVIWRILAAEARIPLSAVLSRSLSAEHWERIAQARAAFEGAPLHIVDTPNLTTADLRASIDRLHPDLVVIDYVQLGTVNPRPERRVALEEYIRNLKLVAKAAGVPILTAAQLGRGPEMRTDHTPQLSDLRETGSLEQDADAVVLLFRPDYYEPESARAGEVDMIVAKQRNGPTGTVTLCHQLHYSRFVDMAA, translated from the coding sequence ATGACGGAACCTCCACACGACCCATCCGCAGAGGCAGCGGTCCTCGGTGCCGTGCTGCGGTCACCAGCAGCCTTGACCGAGGTCGCGCCTCTCCTGGCCGGGGACGACTTCTACCGGCCAGCGCACGAGCAGATCTGGGAGGCGATCACCTCCCTCGCCGACGCCGGAACTGGCGTGGACCCGATCACCGTCGCGGACTTCATGGCCCGTGCCGGGACACTCGAGAACGCAGGCGGGATCGTTCGCCTCCACGACCTGATCGCCGGGGTCCCGACGACGTCGAACGCCGGGTTCTACGCGCACATCGTCCGGGACATGGCCGCGCGGCGCAGGCTCGTGGCGGCGTCGACCCGGATCGCCCAGGTCGCGTCCGGGATGGAAGGCACCCCGGAGGATGTCGCGTCCGCGGCGATGGCCGAACTCGCCGCCGCCGCTCGTCCGGATCCAAGCGCCGAGCGCACGAGCATCGGGGACGTGATTGACGCAGTCCTCGAAGACCTAGAGATCCCACCGGACGAGACGGACGCGATCCAGTGGCCGTGGCGGGATCTCGGGCTCTCGATGCGTCCAATGTCGTGCGGGCAGCTGATCCTGTTCGCCGGCCGCCCCGGTTCTGGGAAGTCCGTGGCCCTGGTCGACGTCGCCCGGGACGCTGCACTGCGGCAAGGGAAGACCGTGCTCCTGCACACCCTCGAGATGAGCCGCGACGAAGTGATCTGGCGGATCCTCGCCGCCGAGGCGCGCATCCCGCTGTCCGCGGTCCTGTCCCGGTCTCTGAGCGCGGAGCACTGGGAGCGCATCGCACAGGCCCGAGCAGCGTTCGAGGGCGCCCCGCTGCACATCGTGGACACCCCGAACCTGACCACCGCGGACCTGCGCGCGTCGATCGACCGTCTCCACCCCGACCTGGTCGTCATCGACTATGTCCAGCTCGGCACCGTGAACCCGCGTCCCGAACGCCGCGTCGCGCTCGAGGAGTACATCCGCAACCTCAAGCTCGTCGCGAAGGCGGCCGGCGTGCCGATCCTGACCGCGGCGCAGCTCGGTCGCGGACCGGAGATGCGCACCGACCACACCCCCCAGCTGTCCGACCTACGCGAGACCGGGTCGCTGGAGCAGGACGCGGACGCCGTGGTGCTGCTGTTCCGCCCGGACTACTACGAGCCGGAGTCCGCCCGGGCGGGTGAGGTCGACATGATCGTCGCGAAGCAGCGCAACGGCCCGACCGGGACGGTCACGCTCTGCCACCAGCTGCACTACTCCCGGTTCGTGGACATGGCCGCCTGA
- a CDS encoding single-stranded DNA-binding protein codes for MAGDTVTTVIGNLTADVDLRYTQSGAAVASFTVASTPRSFDRQTNEWKDGDTLFMRCSIWREAAENVAESLTKGMRVIVQGRLVQRSYETREGEKRTVVELQVDEVGPSLRSASAKVTRAQRQGGQQQGGWSGGQQQGRDPWASDGGASSYSDVPPF; via the coding sequence ATGGCCGGAGACACCGTGACCACGGTGATCGGAAATCTCACCGCCGACGTCGACCTCCGCTACACGCAGTCGGGCGCGGCTGTCGCCTCGTTCACGGTGGCGTCCACCCCGCGGTCCTTCGACCGTCAGACCAACGAGTGGAAGGACGGCGACACGCTGTTCATGCGCTGCTCGATCTGGCGCGAGGCAGCGGAGAACGTCGCCGAGTCCCTGACCAAGGGCATGCGGGTCATCGTGCAGGGCCGGCTGGTGCAGCGGTCCTACGAGACCCGTGAGGGCGAGAAACGCACCGTCGTCGAGCTGCAGGTCGACGAGGTCGGCCCGTCGCTGCGTAGCGCCTCGGCCAAGGTCACCCGGGCCCAGCGTCAGGGTGGTCAGCAGCAGGGCGGGTGGAGCGGCGGTCAGCAGCAGGGGCGTGACCCGTGGGCGTCCGATGGTGGGGCGTCCAGCTACTCCGACGTGCCTCCCTTCTGA